One window of the Bubalus bubalis isolate 160015118507 breed Murrah chromosome 8, NDDB_SH_1, whole genome shotgun sequence genome contains the following:
- the PEG10 gene encoding retrotransposon-derived protein PEG10 isoform 3 (protein translation is dependent on -1 ribosomal frameshift; isoform 3 is encoded by transcript variant 2; The RefSeq protein has 1 non-frameshifting indel compared to this genomic sequence), translating to MRNKKLLKTRRRKGGRGGQDTGLHCHRSEATTRGRSPPTPTITLGPDCPPPPPPPPPNDPSSPSNSPCSSQRGQYNPNLGERRREDLSEEINNLREKVMKQSEENNNLQNQVQKLTEENTTLREQVEPTPEEEEDDIELCGAAAAAAPATPIEEECPEDLPEKFDGNPDMLVPFMSQCQLFMEKSTRDFSVDRVRVCFVTSMMTGRAARWASAKLERSHYLMHNYPAFMTEMKHVFEDPQRREAAKRKIRRLRQGMGSVVDYSNAFQMIAQDLDWNEPALIDQYHEGLSDHIQAELAGLEVAKSLSALIGQCIHIERRLARAAATRKPRSPPRALVAPHVNNHHNHQVDPTEPVGGARMRLTQEEKERRRKLNLCLYCGNGGHYADNCPAKASKASPAGKLPGPAVEGPSATGPELIRSPQDDAASSPHLQVMLQIHLPGRHSLFVRAMIDSGASGNFIDHEYVAQNGIPLRIKDWPILVEAIDGRPIASGPVVHETHDLIVDLGDHREVLSFDVTQSPFFPIVLGVRWLSTHDPNITWSTRSIVFDSEYCRYHCRMYSPIPPPLPPPAQPAFYYPVEGYRVYQPVRYYYVQNVYTPVDENVYPDHRLVDPNIEMIPGAHSIPSGHVYSLSESEMAALRDFVARHVKDGLITPTIAPNGAQVLQVKRGWKLQVSYDCRGPNGVTIQNQYPRLTIPNLDDQAHLATYTEYVPQIPGYPTYPAYAYPTYPVGFAWYPVGRDGHGRSLYVPVMITWNPHWYRQPPVPQYPPPPPPPPPPPSYSAL from the exons ATGCG AAACAAAAAGCTTCTGAAAACCAGAAGGCGAAAAGGTGGACGCGGAGGCCAGGACACAGGCCTCCATTGCCACAGGAGTGAAGCTACTACGCGCGGGAGgtctcctcccaccccaaccaTCACCCTGGGGCCCGACTGCCCACCacctccgcctcctcctccccccaacgATCCTTCCTCCCCCTCCAACTCCCCCTGCAGCAGCCAGAGGGGCCAGTACAACCCGAACCTGGGAGAACGCCGGCGGGAGGATCTCTCCGAAGAGATCAACAACCTCAGAGAGAAGGTCATGAAGCAGTCCGAGGAGAACAACAACCTGCAGAACCAGGTGCAGAAACTCACCGAGGAGAACACCACCCTCCGGGAGCAAGTGGAGCCCACCCCCGAGGAGGAAGAGGACGACATTGAGCTGTGCGGTGCAGCGGCTGCTGCCGCCCCAGCCACCCCTATCGAGGAGGAGTGCCCAGAAGACCTTCCCGAGAAGTTCGACGGCAACCCAGACATGCTGGTTCCCTTCATGTCCCAGTGCCAGCTCTTCATGGAGAAGAGCACCCGCGATTTCTCTGTCGATCGCGTGCGCGTCTGCTTCGTGACCAGCATGATGACGGGCCGCGCCGCCCGCTGGGCCTCGGCCAAACTGGAGCGTTCTCACTATCTCATGCACAACTACCCAGCCTTCATGACCGAAATGAAGCATGTCTTTGAAGATCCCCAGCGGCGTGAGGCCGCCAAACGCAAGATCAGACGTCTGCGCCAGGGCATGGGGTCAGTGGTCGACTACTCTAATGCTTTCCAGATGATCGCGCAGGACCTGGATTGGAACGAGCCCGCCCTGATCGACCAGTACCACGAGGGCCTCAGCGACCACATCCAGGCGGAGCTGGCGGGCCTCGAAGTGGCCAAGTCGCTGTCCGCGCTCATCGGCCAGTGCATCCACATTGAGAGAAGGCTGGCCCGGGCTGCCGCCACCCGCAAGCCTCGCTCCCCGCCACGCGCGCTGGTGGCGCCGCACGTCAACAATCACCATAACCACCAGGTAGACCCGACCGAGCCCGTGGGGGGCGCCCGCATGCGCCTGAcgcaggaagagaaagagagacgtCGCAAGCTGAACCTGTGCCTCTACTGTGGGAATGGAGGCCACTACGCTGACAACTGTCCTGCCAAGGCCTCGAAGGCTTCGCCGGCGGGA AAACTCCCCGGCCCCGCTGTAGAGGGACCTTCAGCGACCGGGCCGGAATTAATAAGGTCCCCCCAAGATGATGCTGCGTCATCTCCACACTTGCAAGTGATGCTCCAGATTCATCTCCCGGGCCGACACAGCCTGTTCGTCCGAGCCATGATCGATTCTGGCGCTTCTGGCAATTTCATTGATCACGAGTACGTGGCCCAGAACGGCATTCCTCTGAGAATCAAGGACTGGCCCATACTTGTAGAAGCAATTGATGGACGTCCCATAGCATCGGGCCCCGTGGTCCACGAAACACACGACCTGATCGTCGACTTGGGAGATCACCGCGAGGTGCTGTCCTTCGATGTGACTCAGTCTCCATTCTTCCCCATTGTCCTGGGGGTGCGCTGGCTGAGCACACACGATCCCAACATCACGTGGAGCACCCGATCGATCGTCTTCGATTCCGAATATTGCAGATACCACTGCCGGATGTATTCTCCGATACCACCACCTCTCCCACCACCAGCACAACCAGCGTTCTATTACCCGGTAGAGGGGTACAGAGTTTACCAGCCTGTGAGATACTACTACGTGCAGAATGTGTACACCCCAGTGGATGAGAACGTCTACCCAGACCACCGTCTGGTGGACCCTAACATAGAAATGATCCCCGGAGCTCACAGTATTCCCAGCGGGCATGTGTACTCACTGTCGGAATCTGAAATGGCAGCCCTGCGAGATTTCGTCGCCAGACACGTGAAGGATGGGCTGATCACTCCCACCATCGCGCCGAACGGAGCCCAAGTCCTCCAAGTGAAAAGAGGGTGGAAGCTGCAAGTTTCTTACGACTGCCGGGGTCCCAACGGTGTCACCATCCAGAATCAGTATCCTCGACTCACAATTCCAAATTTAGATGACCAAGCTCACCTGGCGACGTACACTGAATACGTACCTCAAATTCCAGGATATCCGACCTACCCCGCCTATGCGTACCCGACCTACCCGGTAGGATTCGCCTGGTACCCCGTGGGGCGAGATGGACACGGGCGATCCCTCTATGTCCCCGTGATGATCACCTGGAATCCTCATTGGTACCGCCAGCCGCCAGTGCCCCAGTAcccgccgccgcagccgccgccgccgccacccccgccgccgcccccgcctcCGTCTTACAGCGCCCTGTGA
- the PEG10 gene encoding retrotransposon-derived protein PEG10 isoform 4 (isoform 4 is encoded by transcript variant 2), with protein sequence MRNKKLLKTRRRKGGRGGQDTGLHCHRSEATTRGRSPPTPTITLGPDCPPPPPPPPPNDPSSPSNSPCSSQRGQYNPNLGERRREDLSEEINNLREKVMKQSEENNNLQNQVQKLTEENTTLREQVEPTPEEEEDDIELCGAAAAAAPATPIEEECPEDLPEKFDGNPDMLVPFMSQCQLFMEKSTRDFSVDRVRVCFVTSMMTGRAARWASAKLERSHYLMHNYPAFMTEMKHVFEDPQRREAAKRKIRRLRQGMGSVVDYSNAFQMIAQDLDWNEPALIDQYHEGLSDHIQAELAGLEVAKSLSALIGQCIHIERRLARAAATRKPRSPPRALVAPHVNNHHNHQVDPTEPVGGARMRLTQEEKERRRKLNLCLYCGNGGHYADNCPAKASKASPAGNSPAPL encoded by the exons ATGCG AAACAAAAAGCTTCTGAAAACCAGAAGGCGAAAAGGTGGACGCGGAGGCCAGGACACAGGCCTCCATTGCCACAGGAGTGAAGCTACTACGCGCGGGAGgtctcctcccaccccaaccaTCACCCTGGGGCCCGACTGCCCACCacctccgcctcctcctccccccaacgATCCTTCCTCCCCCTCCAACTCCCCCTGCAGCAGCCAGAGGGGCCAGTACAACCCGAACCTGGGAGAACGCCGGCGGGAGGATCTCTCCGAAGAGATCAACAACCTCAGAGAGAAGGTCATGAAGCAGTCCGAGGAGAACAACAACCTGCAGAACCAGGTGCAGAAACTCACCGAGGAGAACACCACCCTCCGGGAGCAAGTGGAGCCCACCCCCGAGGAGGAAGAGGACGACATTGAGCTGTGCGGTGCAGCGGCTGCTGCCGCCCCAGCCACCCCTATCGAGGAGGAGTGCCCAGAAGACCTTCCCGAGAAGTTCGACGGCAACCCAGACATGCTGGTTCCCTTCATGTCCCAGTGCCAGCTCTTCATGGAGAAGAGCACCCGCGATTTCTCTGTCGATCGCGTGCGCGTCTGCTTCGTGACCAGCATGATGACGGGCCGCGCCGCCCGCTGGGCCTCGGCCAAACTGGAGCGTTCTCACTATCTCATGCACAACTACCCAGCCTTCATGACCGAAATGAAGCATGTCTTTGAAGATCCCCAGCGGCGTGAGGCCGCCAAACGCAAGATCAGACGTCTGCGCCAGGGCATGGGGTCAGTGGTCGACTACTCTAATGCTTTCCAGATGATCGCGCAGGACCTGGATTGGAACGAGCCCGCCCTGATCGACCAGTACCACGAGGGCCTCAGCGACCACATCCAGGCGGAGCTGGCGGGCCTCGAAGTGGCCAAGTCGCTGTCCGCGCTCATCGGCCAGTGCATCCACATTGAGAGAAGGCTGGCCCGGGCTGCCGCCACCCGCAAGCCTCGCTCCCCGCCACGCGCGCTGGTGGCGCCGCACGTCAACAATCACCATAACCACCAGGTAGACCCGACCGAGCCCGTGGGGGGCGCCCGCATGCGCCTGAcgcaggaagagaaagagagacgtCGCAAGCTGAACCTGTGCCTCTACTGTGGGAATGGAGGCCACTACGCTGACAACTGTCCTGCCAAGGCCTCGAAGGCTTCGCCGGCGGGAAACTCCCCGGCCCCGCTGTAG
- the PEG10 gene encoding retrotransposon-derived protein PEG10 isoform 2 (isoform 2 is encoded by transcript variant 1; non-AUG (CUG) translation initiation codon), which yields MGPDCPPPPPPPPPNDPSSPSNSPCSSQRGQYNPNLGERRREDLSEEINNLREKVMKQSEENNNLQNQVQKLTEENTTLREQVEPTPEEEEDDIELCGAAAAAAPATPIEEECPEDLPEKFDGNPDMLVPFMSQCQLFMEKSTRDFSVDRVRVCFVTSMMTGRAARWASAKLERSHYLMHNYPAFMTEMKHVFEDPQRREAAKRKIRRLRQGMGSVVDYSNAFQMIAQDLDWNEPALIDQYHEGLSDHIQAELAGLEVAKSLSALIGQCIHIERRLARAAATRKPRSPPRALVAPHVNNHHNHQVDPTEPVGGARMRLTQEEKERRRKLNLCLYCGNGGHYADNCPAKASKASPAGNSPAPL from the coding sequence CTGGGGCCCGACTGCCCACCacctccgcctcctcctccccccaacgATCCTTCCTCCCCCTCCAACTCCCCCTGCAGCAGCCAGAGGGGCCAGTACAACCCGAACCTGGGAGAACGCCGGCGGGAGGATCTCTCCGAAGAGATCAACAACCTCAGAGAGAAGGTCATGAAGCAGTCCGAGGAGAACAACAACCTGCAGAACCAGGTGCAGAAACTCACCGAGGAGAACACCACCCTCCGGGAGCAAGTGGAGCCCACCCCCGAGGAGGAAGAGGACGACATTGAGCTGTGCGGTGCAGCGGCTGCTGCCGCCCCAGCCACCCCTATCGAGGAGGAGTGCCCAGAAGACCTTCCCGAGAAGTTCGACGGCAACCCAGACATGCTGGTTCCCTTCATGTCCCAGTGCCAGCTCTTCATGGAGAAGAGCACCCGCGATTTCTCTGTCGATCGCGTGCGCGTCTGCTTCGTGACCAGCATGATGACGGGCCGCGCCGCCCGCTGGGCCTCGGCCAAACTGGAGCGTTCTCACTATCTCATGCACAACTACCCAGCCTTCATGACCGAAATGAAGCATGTCTTTGAAGATCCCCAGCGGCGTGAGGCCGCCAAACGCAAGATCAGACGTCTGCGCCAGGGCATGGGGTCAGTGGTCGACTACTCTAATGCTTTCCAGATGATCGCGCAGGACCTGGATTGGAACGAGCCCGCCCTGATCGACCAGTACCACGAGGGCCTCAGCGACCACATCCAGGCGGAGCTGGCGGGCCTCGAAGTGGCCAAGTCGCTGTCCGCGCTCATCGGCCAGTGCATCCACATTGAGAGAAGGCTGGCCCGGGCTGCCGCCACCCGCAAGCCTCGCTCCCCGCCACGCGCGCTGGTGGCGCCGCACGTCAACAATCACCATAACCACCAGGTAGACCCGACCGAGCCCGTGGGGGGCGCCCGCATGCGCCTGAcgcaggaagagaaagagagacgtCGCAAGCTGAACCTGTGCCTCTACTGTGGGAATGGAGGCCACTACGCTGACAACTGTCCTGCCAAGGCCTCGAAGGCTTCGCCGGCGGGAAACTCCCCGGCCCCGCTGTAG
- the PEG10 gene encoding retrotransposon-derived protein PEG10 isoform 1 (protein translation is dependent on -1 ribosomal frameshift; isoform 1 is encoded by transcript variant 1; non-AUG (CUG) translation initiation codon; The RefSeq protein has 1 non-frameshifting indel compared to this genomic sequence), translating to MGPDCPPPPPPPPPNDPSSPSNSPCSSQRGQYNPNLGERRREDLSEEINNLREKVMKQSEENNNLQNQVQKLTEENTTLREQVEPTPEEEEDDIELCGAAAAAAPATPIEEECPEDLPEKFDGNPDMLVPFMSQCQLFMEKSTRDFSVDRVRVCFVTSMMTGRAARWASAKLERSHYLMHNYPAFMTEMKHVFEDPQRREAAKRKIRRLRQGMGSVVDYSNAFQMIAQDLDWNEPALIDQYHEGLSDHIQAELAGLEVAKSLSALIGQCIHIERRLARAAATRKPRSPPRALVAPHVNNHHNHQVDPTEPVGGARMRLTQEEKERRRKLNLCLYCGNGGHYADNCPAKASKASPAGKLPGPAVEGPSATGPELIRSPQDDAASSPHLQVMLQIHLPGRHSLFVRAMIDSGASGNFIDHEYVAQNGIPLRIKDWPILVEAIDGRPIASGPVVHETHDLIVDLGDHREVLSFDVTQSPFFPIVLGVRWLSTHDPNITWSTRSIVFDSEYCRYHCRMYSPIPPPLPPPAQPAFYYPVEGYRVYQPVRYYYVQNVYTPVDENVYPDHRLVDPNIEMIPGAHSIPSGHVYSLSESEMAALRDFVARHVKDGLITPTIAPNGAQVLQVKRGWKLQVSYDCRGPNGVTIQNQYPRLTIPNLDDQAHLATYTEYVPQIPGYPTYPAYAYPTYPVGFAWYPVGRDGHGRSLYVPVMITWNPHWYRQPPVPQYPPPPPPPPPPPSYSAL from the exons CTGGGGCCCGACTGCCCACCacctccgcctcctcctccccccaacgATCCTTCCTCCCCCTCCAACTCCCCCTGCAGCAGCCAGAGGGGCCAGTACAACCCGAACCTGGGAGAACGCCGGCGGGAGGATCTCTCCGAAGAGATCAACAACCTCAGAGAGAAGGTCATGAAGCAGTCCGAGGAGAACAACAACCTGCAGAACCAGGTGCAGAAACTCACCGAGGAGAACACCACCCTCCGGGAGCAAGTGGAGCCCACCCCCGAGGAGGAAGAGGACGACATTGAGCTGTGCGGTGCAGCGGCTGCTGCCGCCCCAGCCACCCCTATCGAGGAGGAGTGCCCAGAAGACCTTCCCGAGAAGTTCGACGGCAACCCAGACATGCTGGTTCCCTTCATGTCCCAGTGCCAGCTCTTCATGGAGAAGAGCACCCGCGATTTCTCTGTCGATCGCGTGCGCGTCTGCTTCGTGACCAGCATGATGACGGGCCGCGCCGCCCGCTGGGCCTCGGCCAAACTGGAGCGTTCTCACTATCTCATGCACAACTACCCAGCCTTCATGACCGAAATGAAGCATGTCTTTGAAGATCCCCAGCGGCGTGAGGCCGCCAAACGCAAGATCAGACGTCTGCGCCAGGGCATGGGGTCAGTGGTCGACTACTCTAATGCTTTCCAGATGATCGCGCAGGACCTGGATTGGAACGAGCCCGCCCTGATCGACCAGTACCACGAGGGCCTCAGCGACCACATCCAGGCGGAGCTGGCGGGCCTCGAAGTGGCCAAGTCGCTGTCCGCGCTCATCGGCCAGTGCATCCACATTGAGAGAAGGCTGGCCCGGGCTGCCGCCACCCGCAAGCCTCGCTCCCCGCCACGCGCGCTGGTGGCGCCGCACGTCAACAATCACCATAACCACCAGGTAGACCCGACCGAGCCCGTGGGGGGCGCCCGCATGCGCCTGAcgcaggaagagaaagagagacgtCGCAAGCTGAACCTGTGCCTCTACTGTGGGAATGGAGGCCACTACGCTGACAACTGTCCTGCCAAGGCCTCGAAGGCTTCGCCGGCGGGA AAACTCCCCGGCCCCGCTGTAGAGGGACCTTCAGCGACCGGGCCGGAATTAATAAGGTCCCCCCAAGATGATGCTGCGTCATCTCCACACTTGCAAGTGATGCTCCAGATTCATCTCCCGGGCCGACACAGCCTGTTCGTCCGAGCCATGATCGATTCTGGCGCTTCTGGCAATTTCATTGATCACGAGTACGTGGCCCAGAACGGCATTCCTCTGAGAATCAAGGACTGGCCCATACTTGTAGAAGCAATTGATGGACGTCCCATAGCATCGGGCCCCGTGGTCCACGAAACACACGACCTGATCGTCGACTTGGGAGATCACCGCGAGGTGCTGTCCTTCGATGTGACTCAGTCTCCATTCTTCCCCATTGTCCTGGGGGTGCGCTGGCTGAGCACACACGATCCCAACATCACGTGGAGCACCCGATCGATCGTCTTCGATTCCGAATATTGCAGATACCACTGCCGGATGTATTCTCCGATACCACCACCTCTCCCACCACCAGCACAACCAGCGTTCTATTACCCGGTAGAGGGGTACAGAGTTTACCAGCCTGTGAGATACTACTACGTGCAGAATGTGTACACCCCAGTGGATGAGAACGTCTACCCAGACCACCGTCTGGTGGACCCTAACATAGAAATGATCCCCGGAGCTCACAGTATTCCCAGCGGGCATGTGTACTCACTGTCGGAATCTGAAATGGCAGCCCTGCGAGATTTCGTCGCCAGACACGTGAAGGATGGGCTGATCACTCCCACCATCGCGCCGAACGGAGCCCAAGTCCTCCAAGTGAAAAGAGGGTGGAAGCTGCAAGTTTCTTACGACTGCCGGGGTCCCAACGGTGTCACCATCCAGAATCAGTATCCTCGACTCACAATTCCAAATTTAGATGACCAAGCTCACCTGGCGACGTACACTGAATACGTACCTCAAATTCCAGGATATCCGACCTACCCCGCCTATGCGTACCCGACCTACCCGGTAGGATTCGCCTGGTACCCCGTGGGGCGAGATGGACACGGGCGATCCCTCTATGTCCCCGTGATGATCACCTGGAATCCTCATTGGTACCGCCAGCCGCCAGTGCCCCAGTAcccgccgccgcagccgccgccgccgccacccccgccgccgcccccgcctcCGTCTTACAGCGCCCTGTGA